One Ctenopharyngodon idella isolate HZGC_01 chromosome 9, HZGC01, whole genome shotgun sequence DNA window includes the following coding sequences:
- the si:ch211-160b11.4 gene encoding cytadherence high molecular weight protein 1: MKKLLLLVLTLTASASPPFQEDKLPFRDQPFDDVVKVDVLPVVKKEPIVQNTEEEQGPLMQDEPVADVVEPDSVLLEPETTEEHRVSEKTSVMVEEPVLKADNLTPETELEPEPEIVAIQMNGNNVPVQEPVPEADNLTPETPETELEPELEIDASQMKRDNVPAEEPVLEADSQTPETELEPELEIDASQMNRNVPAEEPVLEADNQTPETELETELEIDASQMNRDNVPAEEPVLEADNQTPETELEPELEIDASQMNRNVPAEELVLEADNQTPETELETELEIDASQMNRDNVPAEEPVLEADNQTPETELEPELEIDASQMNRNVPPEEPVLEADNLTPETPETELEPELEIPVEEPVLEADNLTEETPETELEPEPEIVAIEMNGNNVPVEDPVLEADYLTEETPETELEPEPEIDAIQMNRNNVPAEEPVLEADFQTPETELEPELEIDAIEMNTNNVPVEEPVLEADYLTEETPETELEPELEIDAIEMNTNNEPVEEPVDEPVEEPVEEPVLEADNLTPETPETELEPELEIPVEEPVLEADNLTEETPETELEPEPEIVAIEMNGNNVPVEDPVLEADYLTEETPETELEPEPEIDDIQVNRNNVPAEEPVLEADFQTPETELEPEPEIDAIEMNTNNVPVEEPVLEADYLTEETPETELEPELEIDAIEINTNNQPVEEPVEEPVEEPVLEADYLTEETPETELEPELEIDAIEMNTNNQPVEEPVVEMESVDEMVVESEKEENLLEEPTLEGDYIVVEDPEEVMEPGRERRMALKTGRWTCRGVVLQGKCYQFFRRTLDANTAELQCQNTCPKGHLASVTSSHIREGMGKLMDRYGGRTRAWLGGRRTIGTNFKWSDGAQWSYNNWAFGEPNNAGGMENCVEILSYLSFNDVPCNIPKPFICSCPL; encoded by the exons ATGAAAAAATTACTTTTGCTGGTTCTCACCTTAACAG CTTCTGCCAGTCCACCATTTCAGGAGGACAAGCTGCCATTTAGAGATCAGCCTTTTGATGATGTGGTGAAGGTGGATGTTTTACCAGTGGTTAAAAAAGAACCAATAGTACAGAACACAGAAGAAGAACAAGGTCCTCTGATGCAGGATGAACCTGTTGCAGATGTGGTGGAGCCTGATTCAGTGTTGCTGGAGCCAGAGACAACAGAGGAACACAGAGTAAGTGAAAAGACATCAGTGATGGTGGAGGAACCTGTGCTAAAGGCAGATAATCTGACACCAGAGACAGAACTAGAGCCTGAGCCGGAAATAGTTGCCATTCAGATGAACGGAAACAACGTACCTGTGCAGGAACCTGTGCCAGAGGCAGATAATCTGACACCAGAGACACCAGAGACAGAACTGGAGCCTGAGCTGGAAATAGATGCCAGTCAGATGAAAAGAGACAACGTACCTGCGGAGGAACCTGTGCTAGAGGCAGATAGTCAGACACCAGAGACAGAACTAGAGCCTGAGCTGGAAATAGATGCCAGTCAGATGAACAGAAACGTACCTGCGGAGGAACCTGTGCTAGAGGCAGATAATCAGACACCAGAGACAGAACTAGAGACTGAGCTGGAAATAGATGCCAGTCAGATGAACAGAGACAACGTACCTGCGGAGGAACCTGTGCTAGAGGCAGATAATCAGACACCAGAGACAGAACTAGAGCCTGAGCTGGAAATAGATGCCAGTCAGATGAACAGAAACGTACCTGCGGAGGAACTTGTGCTAGAGGCAGATAATCAGACACCAGAGACAGAACTAGAGACTGAGCTGGAAATAGATGCCAGTCAGATGAACAGAGACAACGTACCTGCGGAGGAACCTGTGCTAGAGGCAGATAATCAGACACCAGAGACAGAACTAGAGCCTGAGCTGGAAATAGATGCCAGTCAGATGAACAGAAACGTACCTCCGGAGGAACCTGTGCTAGAGGCAGATAATCTGACACCAGAGACACCAGAGACAGAACTAGAGCCTGAGCTGGAAATACCTGTGGAAGAACCTGTGCTAGAGGCAGATAATCTGACTGAAGAAACACCAGAGACAGAACTAGAGCCTGAGCCGGAAATagttgccattgagatgaacgGAAACAACGTACCTGTGGAGGATCCTGTGCTAGAGGCAGATTATCTGACTGAAGAAACACCAGAGACAGAACTAGAGCCTGAGCCAGAAATAGATGCCATTCAGATGAACAGAAACAACGTACCTGCGGAGGAACCTGTGCTAGAGGCAGATTTTCAGACACCAGAGACAGAACTAGAGCCTGAGCTGGAAATAGATGCCATTgagatgaacacaaacaacGTACCTGTGGAGGAACCTGTGCTAGAGGCAGATTATCTGACTGAAGAGACACCAGAGACAGAACTAGAACCTGAACTGGAAATAGATGCCATTgagatgaacacaaacaacGAACCTGTGGAGGAACCTGTGGACGAACCTGTGGAGGAACCTGTGGAGGAACCTGTGCTAGAGGCAGATAATCTGACACCAGAGACACCAGAGACAGAACTAGAGCCTGAGCTGGAAATACCTGTGGAGGAACCTGTGCTAGAGGCAGATAATCTGACTGAAGAAACACCAGAGACAGAACTAGAGCCTGAGCCGGAAATagttgccattgagatgaacgGAAACAACGTACCTGTGGAGGATCCTGTGCTAGAGGCAGATTATCTGACTGAAGAAACACCAGAGACAGAACTAGAGCCTGAGCCAGAAATAGATGACATTCAGGTGAACAGAAACAACGTACCTGCGGAGGAACCTGTGCTAGAGGCAGATTTTCAGACACCAGAGACAGAACTAGAGCCTGAGCCGGAAATAGATGCCATTgagatgaacacaaacaacGTACCTGTGGAGGAACCTGTGCTAGAGGCAGATTATCTGACTGAAGAGACACCAGAGACAGAACTAGAACCTGAACTGGAAATAGATGCCATTGAGATAAACACAAACAACCAACCTGTGGAGGAACCTGTGGAGGAACCTGTGGAGGAACCTGTGCTAGAGGCAGATTATCTGACTGAAGAGACACCAGAGACAGAACTAGAACCTGAACTGGAAATAGATGCCATTgagatgaacacaaacaaccAACCTGTGGAGGAACCTGTAGTAGAGATGGAGTCTGTAGATGAGATGGTGGTGGAAtctgaaaaagaagaaaatttaTTAGAGGAGCCTACACTTGAGGGTGACTATATTGTGGTTGAAGATCCAGAAGAAGTAATGGAACCAGGGAGGGAACGAAGAATGGCATTAAAAACCG GGAGGTGGACTTGTAGAGGAGTTGTCCTACAGGGCAAATGTTACCAGTTCTTCAGAAGAACCCTTGATGCCAATACTGCTGAG TTACAATGTCAAAACACCTGCCCTAAAGGCCACCTGGCCTCCGTGACAAGCAGCCACATTCGTGAAGGAATGGGAAAACTAATGGACCGGTATGGCGGTCGCACTCGAGCATGGCTTGGAGGACGGAGAACGATTGGT ACGAATTTCAAATGGTCGGATGGAGCGCAGTGGAGCTATAATAACTGGGCTTTTGGAGAGCCCAATAATGCTGGTGGGATGGAGAATTGTGTAGAAATACTGA GTTATCTGTCATTCAATGATGTACCATGCAATATACCCAAACCATTCATCTGTTCCTGCCCACTTTAG
- the jam2b gene encoding junctional adhesion molecule 2b isoform X1 produces MSTTHLITFPALLMLLYIPSSDPVTVTTSKAKVEVHENTNAVLSCEFRTEKETNPRVEWKKRGKDVSYVYFDGEFTGSFKGRASIEGATMTLRGVTQKDSGVYHCEVTARQDKIKLGEVTVTLNVLVPPHAPSCEVPETVMKGFSAELHCKDKLSIPAATYSWYKDNKPLYTGNHQEIHYTLDPKTGTLKFKAVSKSDEGQYRCEASNGVGAPKSCAGQHMKITEFELNMTIVIALEVAALLLLLSCCVAVCLCCRRGCCRCCRKSKAETKQSRTKTSYNPPTDPRHYKHTQSFVL; encoded by the exons ATGAGCACAACACACCTAATAACCTTTCCCGCTCTTCTCATGCTGCTCTACA TTCCTAGCTCAGATCCTGTCACTGTCACTACAAGTAAAGCAAAAGTGGAGGTACATGAAAACACAA ATGCTGTCCTTTCCTGTGAGTTCAGGACAGAGAAAGAAACGAACCCACGTGTTGAATGGAAGAAGAGAGGCAAAGATGTTTCATATGTTTATTTTGATGGCGAATTTACAG GTTCATTTAAGGGTCGTGCTTCCATCGAAGGGGCGACAATGACCCTCCGTGGTGTTACACAGAAAGACTCAGGAGTGTATCATTGCGAAGTCACAGCCCGCCAAGACAAAATCAAGCTGGGGGAGGTCACCGTCACCCTCAATGTGCTTG TGCCGCCACATGCGCCATCATGTGAGGTCCctgaaacagtcatgaaaggaTTTTCTGCGGAGCTCCACTGTAAAGACAAACTGAGCATTCCTGCTGCCACCTACAGCTGGTACAAAGACAACAAACCACTTTACACTGGCAATCATCAGGAAATCCACTACACCCTGGACCCCAAAACAGGGACTCTG AAATTCAAGGCGGTATCAAAATCTGATGAGGGTCAGTATCGATGTGAGGCCTCCAATGGAGTGGGGGCACCTAAAAGCTGTGCAGGCCAGCATATGAAGATAACTGAAT TTGAGCTCAACATGACAATAGTCATAGCATTAGAAGTGGCAGCGCTCCTGTTGCTTCTCTCATGCTGTGTGGCCGTCTGTCTGTGCTGCAGACGAGGGTGCTGTCGATGCTGCCGCA AGAGTAAAGCAGAGACAAAACAAAG cagaacaaagaccaGCTACAACCCTCCAACAGAT CCGAGACACTACAAACATACACAATCCTTTGTGCTTTGA
- the gabpa gene encoding GA-binding protein alpha chain isoform X1, with translation MRLLIGQRVVGMSKSETEEMIEIEIDGREKQECLEEGIEEQTITAAELITQDIDINEPIGNLKKLLEPRLQIPLDGYDICLQDILLHPDHSLFDQGVKTDGTVQLSVQIVTKQGEEKLNILEIVKPVETVEVVIDPDAAAGEEAHLVEDGHVIAVERAAIPDETSEQVTRWAAALEGYRKEQVRLNIPYDPVQWTADQVIHWAVWVMKEFGIEEMEVGGIHIPGRQLCAFSQEEFLQRVPSGEILWSHLELLRKYVLASQDQGQEATVTIDQPVQIIPAPVQQATPTAIKVMKHNKTPRAPRISGEERSSPGNRTGNNGQIQLWQFLLELLTDKDSRDCISWVGEEGEFKLNQPELVAQKWGQRKNKPTMNYEKLSRALRYYYDGDMISKVQGKRFVYKFVCDLRTLIGYSAAELNNLVTECEQKKLARVQLHGLGQPVNTVTLATATGQPVTTVTLAAAALEKDS, from the exons ATGAGACTTCTGA TTGGACAAAGAGTTGTAGGGATGTCAAAAAGTGAGACAGAGGAGATGATTGAAATTGAGATTGATGGACGGGAGAAACAGGAGTGTCTAGAGGAAGG GATTGAGGAGCAAACCATCACAGCAGCTGAACTAATCACTCAAGACATTGACATCAATGAGCCGATCGGTAACCTGAAGAAATTGCTGGAGCCTCGTCTTCAGATCCCGCTGGATGGATATGACATTTGTCTGCAGGACATCCTA CTGCATCCTGATCACAGCCTGTTCGATCAAGGAGTGAAGACAGATGGCACAGTACAGCTCAGTGTGCAGATTGTCACGAAACAGG GTGAAGAGAAATTGAATATTCTGGAGATTGTGAAACCAGTGGAGACTGTGGAGGTGGTGATTGATCCAGATGCAGCTGCTGGCGAGGAAGCCCATCTGGTGGAGGACGGACATGTGATTGCAGTGGAGCGAGCAGCCATTCCTGATGAGACTTCAGAGCAGGTTACGCGCTGGGCAGCCGCATTGGAAGGCTACCGCAAGGAGCAGGTTCGACTGAACATTCCTTATG ACCCTGTACAGTGGACAGCAGATCAGGTGATCCACTGGGCAGTTTGGGTTATGAAGGAGTTCGGCATTGAGGAAATGGAGGTGGGTGGCATTCACATCCCTGGCCGCCAACTCTGTGCTTTCAGCCAGGAGGAGTTCCTCCAAAGAGTGCCCAGCGGAGAGATCCTGTGGAGCCACCTGGAGCTTCTACGCAAGT ATGTTCTTGCGAGTCAGGATCAGGGTCAGGAAGCAACAGTCACCATTGATCAAC CTGTGCAGATCATTCCTGCCCCCGTGCAGCAGGCCACACCCACAGCCATTAAGGTGATGAAGCACAACAAAACACCCCGAGCCCCCCGGATCTCAGGAGAGGAGCGCAGCTCCCCTGGCAACCGCACAG GTAATAATGGTCAGATTCAGCTGTGGCAGTTTCTCCTGGAGCTGCTGACGGATAAGGACTCCCGGGACTGCATTTCCTGGGTGggagaggaaggagagttcaAACTCAATCAGCCTGAGCTGGTAGCTCAGAAATGGGGCCAGCGCAAAAACAAGCCCACCATGAACTATGAGAAACTAAGCAGAGCTCTCAG GTACTACTATGATGGAGACATGATCAGCAAAGTGCAGGGTAAGCGCTTCGTCTACAAGTTTGTGTGCGACCTGAGGACTCTGATTGGATACAGCGCTGCAGAGCTTAACAACCTGGTGACGGAGTGTGAACAGAAGAAACTCGCCCGGGTGCAGCTGCACGGTCTCGGCCAGCCCGTCAACACAGTCACGCTGGCCACCGCCACAGGGCAGCCTGTCACCACCGTCACTCTGGCTGCAGCAGCTTTAGAGAAAGACAGTTGA
- the jam2b gene encoding junctional adhesion molecule 2b isoform X2, protein MSTTHLITFPALLMLLYIPSSDPVTVTTSKAKVEVHENTNAVLSCEFRTEKETNPRVEWKKRGKDVSYVYFDGEFTGSFKGRASIEGATMTLRGVTQKDSGVYHCEVTARQDKIKLGEVTVTLNVLVPPHAPSCEVPETVMKGFSAELHCKDKLSIPAATYSWYKDNKPLYTGNHQEIHYTLDPKTGTLKFKAVSKSDEGQYRCEASNGVGAPKSCAGQHMKITEFELNMTIVIALEVAALLLLLSCCVAVCLCCRRGCCRCCRKSKAETKQRTKTSYNPPTDPRHYKHTQSFVL, encoded by the exons ATGAGCACAACACACCTAATAACCTTTCCCGCTCTTCTCATGCTGCTCTACA TTCCTAGCTCAGATCCTGTCACTGTCACTACAAGTAAAGCAAAAGTGGAGGTACATGAAAACACAA ATGCTGTCCTTTCCTGTGAGTTCAGGACAGAGAAAGAAACGAACCCACGTGTTGAATGGAAGAAGAGAGGCAAAGATGTTTCATATGTTTATTTTGATGGCGAATTTACAG GTTCATTTAAGGGTCGTGCTTCCATCGAAGGGGCGACAATGACCCTCCGTGGTGTTACACAGAAAGACTCAGGAGTGTATCATTGCGAAGTCACAGCCCGCCAAGACAAAATCAAGCTGGGGGAGGTCACCGTCACCCTCAATGTGCTTG TGCCGCCACATGCGCCATCATGTGAGGTCCctgaaacagtcatgaaaggaTTTTCTGCGGAGCTCCACTGTAAAGACAAACTGAGCATTCCTGCTGCCACCTACAGCTGGTACAAAGACAACAAACCACTTTACACTGGCAATCATCAGGAAATCCACTACACCCTGGACCCCAAAACAGGGACTCTG AAATTCAAGGCGGTATCAAAATCTGATGAGGGTCAGTATCGATGTGAGGCCTCCAATGGAGTGGGGGCACCTAAAAGCTGTGCAGGCCAGCATATGAAGATAACTGAAT TTGAGCTCAACATGACAATAGTCATAGCATTAGAAGTGGCAGCGCTCCTGTTGCTTCTCTCATGCTGTGTGGCCGTCTGTCTGTGCTGCAGACGAGGGTGCTGTCGATGCTGCCGCA AGAGTAAAGCAGAGACAAAACAAAG aacaaagaccaGCTACAACCCTCCAACAGAT CCGAGACACTACAAACATACACAATCCTTTGTGCTTTGA
- the gabpa gene encoding GA-binding protein alpha chain isoform X2 has translation MSKSETEEMIEIEIDGREKQECLEEGIEEQTITAAELITQDIDINEPIGNLKKLLEPRLQIPLDGYDICLQDILLHPDHSLFDQGVKTDGTVQLSVQIVTKQGEEKLNILEIVKPVETVEVVIDPDAAAGEEAHLVEDGHVIAVERAAIPDETSEQVTRWAAALEGYRKEQVRLNIPYDPVQWTADQVIHWAVWVMKEFGIEEMEVGGIHIPGRQLCAFSQEEFLQRVPSGEILWSHLELLRKYVLASQDQGQEATVTIDQPVQIIPAPVQQATPTAIKVMKHNKTPRAPRISGEERSSPGNRTGNNGQIQLWQFLLELLTDKDSRDCISWVGEEGEFKLNQPELVAQKWGQRKNKPTMNYEKLSRALRYYYDGDMISKVQGKRFVYKFVCDLRTLIGYSAAELNNLVTECEQKKLARVQLHGLGQPVNTVTLATATGQPVTTVTLAAAALEKDS, from the exons ATGTCAAAAAGTGAGACAGAGGAGATGATTGAAATTGAGATTGATGGACGGGAGAAACAGGAGTGTCTAGAGGAAGG GATTGAGGAGCAAACCATCACAGCAGCTGAACTAATCACTCAAGACATTGACATCAATGAGCCGATCGGTAACCTGAAGAAATTGCTGGAGCCTCGTCTTCAGATCCCGCTGGATGGATATGACATTTGTCTGCAGGACATCCTA CTGCATCCTGATCACAGCCTGTTCGATCAAGGAGTGAAGACAGATGGCACAGTACAGCTCAGTGTGCAGATTGTCACGAAACAGG GTGAAGAGAAATTGAATATTCTGGAGATTGTGAAACCAGTGGAGACTGTGGAGGTGGTGATTGATCCAGATGCAGCTGCTGGCGAGGAAGCCCATCTGGTGGAGGACGGACATGTGATTGCAGTGGAGCGAGCAGCCATTCCTGATGAGACTTCAGAGCAGGTTACGCGCTGGGCAGCCGCATTGGAAGGCTACCGCAAGGAGCAGGTTCGACTGAACATTCCTTATG ACCCTGTACAGTGGACAGCAGATCAGGTGATCCACTGGGCAGTTTGGGTTATGAAGGAGTTCGGCATTGAGGAAATGGAGGTGGGTGGCATTCACATCCCTGGCCGCCAACTCTGTGCTTTCAGCCAGGAGGAGTTCCTCCAAAGAGTGCCCAGCGGAGAGATCCTGTGGAGCCACCTGGAGCTTCTACGCAAGT ATGTTCTTGCGAGTCAGGATCAGGGTCAGGAAGCAACAGTCACCATTGATCAAC CTGTGCAGATCATTCCTGCCCCCGTGCAGCAGGCCACACCCACAGCCATTAAGGTGATGAAGCACAACAAAACACCCCGAGCCCCCCGGATCTCAGGAGAGGAGCGCAGCTCCCCTGGCAACCGCACAG GTAATAATGGTCAGATTCAGCTGTGGCAGTTTCTCCTGGAGCTGCTGACGGATAAGGACTCCCGGGACTGCATTTCCTGGGTGggagaggaaggagagttcaAACTCAATCAGCCTGAGCTGGTAGCTCAGAAATGGGGCCAGCGCAAAAACAAGCCCACCATGAACTATGAGAAACTAAGCAGAGCTCTCAG GTACTACTATGATGGAGACATGATCAGCAAAGTGCAGGGTAAGCGCTTCGTCTACAAGTTTGTGTGCGACCTGAGGACTCTGATTGGATACAGCGCTGCAGAGCTTAACAACCTGGTGACGGAGTGTGAACAGAAGAAACTCGCCCGGGTGCAGCTGCACGGTCTCGGCCAGCCCGTCAACACAGTCACGCTGGCCACCGCCACAGGGCAGCCTGTCACCACCGTCACTCTGGCTGCAGCAGCTTTAGAGAAAGACAGTTGA